The following is a genomic window from Methylomarinum vadi.
GAGGTGGTCGCGCCGCCACAGGTCGCGGAGCGTAAAATCCATGATTTTGTTTACGCGCAACGGGACTGGATCAGTGCCGCCGTCGAAAAAATGCAGCGCCATCGTCAAGGCATCGCCAAACTGGCGCCGGCCAGTTATGGCGATGGCGCCAAGATTCCGTTCAAAGGCGATTATTTTCCGCTGATCATCAAGCCGAGCGCATTGCGCCGTATTAAGATCGAGTTTGCCGAGGAAAACGGTTTTATCGCCCATAGTCCTGATTCGACGGTAGCGGGGCATAGCGAGTTGATCCGCGTCGCCTTGATCAAATGGATGAAGGAGCAAGCGAGGGCCGAAGGCCACCGCTATATCAAGCTGCATGCCGATAAGCATCGGCTCACACCCCGTTCGTTGCGCATCAAGACCCAGAAGAGCCGCTGGGGCAGTTGTGGCGTGAACAACGACATCAACCTCAATTGGCTGTTGATCATCGCACCGCCGAGCGTCATGGAATATGTGGTCGTGCATGAACTTTGCCATATCCGCCACCGCAACCACTCGCGCGATTTTTGGGAACTGGTGGCGGATCATCTTCCCGATTACCGGCAACGAAGAGGTTGGTTGAAACAGCACGGTCAAAGCTTGATGCTCGGATTGTGATGGTCAAGAAAATATTGTTTTATCTGGCCGTTGCCGTTTTGATCTTCGGCGGCCAATTTTTTCTTAATCGCGGATTGGCGACCGGTCAGCCTCCGGCTATATTGCAGAAAACCCTGGGCGGTCGCGAGGCCATGGCGGCTATCGAAAAAGGACCGGCCGTCATTTATTTCTGGGCCGAATGGTGCGGCATCTGCAATATGATGAAAGGCTCGATGGATGAAGTGTTACGCGATTATCCCGGCATCACTGTCGCGGTCAGGTCGGGCGATGACGGTGCGGTTACAAGCTATCTGCGTCAACATGGCCTGCAATGGCCGGTCGTCAACGATACCGATGGCGAGATAGCCGGGCATTATGGAGTTAAAGGCGTCCCGGCATTGTTTTTCATCGGCGGCGACGGCGATATTTGGTTGACTTCCGTTGGCTTCAGTAGCGAGTTAGGGATCCGTTTTCGCTTATGGCTGAGCGGCTGGTGAAGCATACGATCGAAAGGCTTCTTTGCCGCCCAAAATTCAGCATAGTTGAGCGCGTAACGCGCACTGGCCAAGCCTTTTGCGAGATCGTCCAGGTCGTGCTTTTCGAGGCTGTTTCGGTCGGTGTCCAGGGTCAGATAGCTGCCGTCGGCAAAATCGATCGCGACGATCGCGGCGGCATGGTAGTCGCTGTAGTCGATTAGCACCATGCTGATGCCGTCGGTATCGTCGGCAAGGATTCGCCGTAACGCAATATTTGCCTGTTCCTGGGTGGCGATGGGGATTTCGTGGACAGCATTGCCGGCGAATCGCCTGTATTTGTCGATGTCGGCAATGGTTGCCCCTTTTGCCCGGTCGCGGTTCAGGAGCAACCATTGTTCGCCGCGTGAAAACAGGAATAGCGCATTCATCGGCACATCGTCCCATAAGCCTTCCGTTTTGATTTGTTGTTTCCAGAATTTGTCGGCGCCGATTTCCAAAATCGCGACATCGGGATCGCCCAGGGCGGGAGGAGAGAAACCGTCGCCGTCCGAATTGCGCAGGCGATAGTTTTCAAGTTCCTGCCTGTCGACGGGGATCGTTTGGGCGGGAAAGTTGGGAAACACGACCGACCAGCCATCGCCGCTTGCGGCTGGGCGGATAGTCGAATACAACAATTTTCGACCGTCCGCGTCCTGCCCCAGCGCGAGTAAGGCGGCCAGAAAGAAGCAGTCGCCGGTATCGTTTTGGCCGAAAGATCCCAGCCTGCCATCGGCGACCGAGGAGCCTGGGTATGCGAATGGATTTTCTAGTGTGATACGGCTATCGATTTTGCTGCAGCCCGCTATGAAGCAGACTGAAACGAGAAATAAAGCCGCGGCTTGCATTCAAAGTGTTTGTTTCGGCGTGTCGGGGTGTCGTCCCCATTCGGCCCAGGAGCCGTCATAGACCGGCACAATCTCTATTCCCAGTCGATACAGGGCCAGCGCCAGCACGCAGGCGGACACGCCCGAACCGCAAGTCGTGACGATGGGTTCGGTCAAATCGGCTCCGGCGGCGCTAAACAATTCGCGCAGATCAGCGGGCGGCAGCAGGCGTTGTTCGGAGTCGGTCAGGCCGGAATAGGGGATGTTGATACTGCCAGGTATATGGCCGGGCTGTAAACCGGGTTCGCTGAGGGAACGTCGTCCTTGAAAACTTTCGGGCGAACGGGCATCGATTATTTGCCGGCCGGAATCTTGTTGAATCTGCTTCATCGTTGATATATCGCAGACCAGTTCGGAGCGATAACGGGCACCGAAGCATCGTTGCGGCCTGGGCGAAGGGAGCATCGATTCTTCCGAATAGGCCAGCTGCCCCCAGCGGGCCAGACCGCCGTCCAATACCTTGACATGGTCATGGCCGAAAACTCGAAACATCCACCAGGCACGGGCCGCGGCGAAAAAATGATTATTGTCGTAGACAATGACCGGCGTATCGTCGGCGATGCCCATCTTTCCCGCGGCCTCCGCGAACCGCTCGGCGTTGGGCAGGGTATGAGGCAACGGAGCATTTGGGTCGGCAATTTCGTCGATATCGAAAAACAGCGCGTCGGGAATATGGGATTGGCGATATTCTTCTTTGGCGTTGCGCTGTTGTCTGGGCAGGAAGAAAGTTGCGTCGAGGATGACTTGTTTATCCGAGTGCGGATTTTGCCGTAATTCCTCGCAACTGATCAATGCCGAGCCGTTCATATCAGAATGGTTTCACCGTCGCCAGAATGACGATCGCAAACAAAAACAGCACCGGGATTTCGTTGATCCAGCGGAAGAAAACATGGGAATTGCGGTTGCGGTCGTGTTTGAAATCCAACAGCCATTTGCCGCAGAAAAGATGGTAAACGACCAACAGTAGCAATAGCGTCAATTTGGCGTGCAGCCAGCCGCTGCTACCGTATAGGGCCCAGGCGTAATCGAGCAGCATCCAGACGCCGAAAATCAGCGTGATAATCATGCCGGGCGTCATGATGCCGAAATAAAGCTTGCGTTCCATAACCTTGAAGCGTTCCTGGCTGATCGCGTCCTCGCTCATCGCATGATATACGAACAGGCGGGGCAGATAGAACAGGCCGGCGAACCAGGTCACCATGAAAATTAAATGTAATGCTTTTAACCAGAGCATCGGTTGTCCTTCGTTTTTGCATGATGATGAATTATGACATGTTATTTTCTTCAGAGCCGATAGATTCCTTAAAGTCCTTGCAGAGCTAGAACATGCATTCTGGTGATTCTATCTCGCTTTTCTAATTAAAAGCTAAATTGCATTCCTAAGTTGGCGCCTAGTGATTCCCAGTTCACTTCATTAAGTTTTGTTTCCAGAATTCTTCCATCCGAAAAATAAGTGGTATCAAATCCTTTGTTATCGGCTTTCCAGTTTTTGTAATCAACCGACAAGGTTAAATGCAGGTTATCATTGAGCCGAATTAAACTGCCCCACGATAGATCTAAACCTGCGCCTTTGGCTTCATGACTAAAACTTTCCGGATGAGCAAATTCCTCTCTCAAATTCCAGTTGGCCGTGCCTTCGTAAAAGGCGTAATGATATTGAAAGGAGGTAGTAAAGCTGACTCGGTCCACGATGCTTAATTCACTATCGAAACCAGCCCAAGGACCATACCAAGTAGCATCATAACTGCTGTTCAGCCCGCCAAAATTGTACTTTAACGGAATAGTTTGTTTGCCGTTTCTTATTTTCAGATTCTGCTCGTGATAGGAGAATCCCAACATGGGAGTGAAACTCAGGACTGGTTTTTTGAAACGGCGTGAGGATGGAATCATATTGAATCGGTAACCTAAACCAATGGAAGCATCAATTGTGTCTCCTTCGTCGGCATTGTTATTGGAACGGGAGAATTCCTGGGTTCTATTGTCACCCCAATAGTCTGAATCCTGATTATCGCCATTAAAAATGCGGCCATAGGTAAATTTTCCATCCAAGACTATATTGGCTGGTAAATACATCGTTGCACCCAGACCGAATGTTACGATTTCAAGGTCATCCCAGCTTAATTCCGAGAGAATATTGGGAGTTCCAATCGGAGAAGCAATATTCCAATCTAATTCATCCTGGCGATAGCCGCTGTTAATATAAAACTCCATCAGAACATCTTGTTCAGTGATCTCATCCGCTAGGCTATCGTTAGGGTTTTCCATAGCTGCTTGATCTTCTTCCCGGTAAATCACCATATGTAGGGCAGGGCCCTCGTCGGCCGTTTCTGCACCGGGATCAAAAAACTCAATATTGAGGTTGTCTGAGTTAAACGCTCGATTGTTGGCGAATCCAATTCCTTGCACGGCAAGAAGCAAACAACCGACGGAAAATAAAACCTTGTTTTGCATTATTGACCAGCCTTGTCGATGATGTCCCAAAAAGGTTGTGCGGAAACCAGATACAAATAGGTCGAATCGCCGAATTGCCTGTCCGGTGCCAGTGTGGTGTCCTCGATCGTCGAAGCCAACCAGCGGCCGTTCAGTTTGCGGTGATCGACCTTAACCGGCGAAGAGGAAATGTTATGTACTTCCAATGCCGTAACATGCACGCCGCCTTTTTTCCAACTGGCAACCGGAACGGCACGCAGGCTACCGTTGTTTATTTTTAACAAGTCGACATCGTTTTTCCGCGCCAATTCCGTGGGGCGGATACCGGATACTTGTTCCCGTTCGTGGGCGGGTAATCTGACAGCCTTGGAGGCGTATTTTGTCAGCTCGATATAGGTTTGCTGTGCGGCATTTTTTCGTTTGTCAGCTTTTCGTTGTTTTTTCCGTTCCTGTTCCGGACTGTTCCAGCGATGACTGTCCTGTTTGTCCTGAAAACGATATTCCTTATAAGGCTGTTCCAGCTTGTAGTCTTTGTGTACCCCGCCGTCGTTGGAATAAATATCGAGATTGTCTTGGTTCTTGGTATAGGGATGCACACTGTTGCGGTCCAGAAAATCCTTACTGAATTTAAAATCCTTTTCGCCATTGCTCATGATATGCGGCTGGATGATGATGATTAGTTCCTCGCGTTTGCGTTCCCTCAGTTCGTCGGTAAATAGCATGCCAAGCACTGGGATATCTCCGAGTACCGGCACTTTTTTCTCGGCGTCACTGGCCCTTTCGGTGATCAGGCCGCCGATCGCCAC
Proteins encoded in this region:
- a CDS encoding sulfurtransferase; its protein translation is MNGSALISCEELRQNPHSDKQVILDATFFLPRQQRNAKEEYRQSHIPDALFFDIDEIADPNAPLPHTLPNAERFAEAAGKMGIADDTPVIVYDNNHFFAAARAWWMFRVFGHDHVKVLDGGLARWGQLAYSEESMLPSPRPQRCFGARYRSELVCDISTMKQIQQDSGRQIIDARSPESFQGRRSLSEPGLQPGHIPGSINIPYSGLTDSEQRLLPPADLRELFSAAGADLTEPIVTTCGSGVSACVLALALYRLGIEIVPVYDGSWAEWGRHPDTPKQTL
- a CDS encoding protein disulfide oxidoreductase — encoded protein: MVKKILFYLAVAVLIFGGQFFLNRGLATGQPPAILQKTLGGREAMAAIEKGPAVIYFWAEWCGICNMMKGSMDEVLRDYPGITVAVRSGDDGAVTSYLRQHGLQWPVVNDTDGEIAGHYGVKGVPALFFIGGDGDIWLTSVGFSSELGIRFRLWLSGW
- a CDS encoding M48 family metallopeptidase, yielding MKHIFRGLSAKPLPFDYQIRRSQRAKKTRIVVTGAKIEVVAPPQVAERKIHDFVYAQRDWISAAVEKMQRHRQGIAKLAPASYGDGAKIPFKGDYFPLIIKPSALRRIKIEFAEENGFIAHSPDSTVAGHSELIRVALIKWMKEQARAEGHRYIKLHADKHRLTPRSLRIKTQKSRWGSCGVNNDINLNWLLIIAPPSVMEYVVVHELCHIRHRNHSRDFWELVADHLPDYRQRRGWLKQHGQSLMLGL
- the hemJ gene encoding protoporphyrinogen oxidase HemJ — translated: MLWLKALHLIFMVTWFAGLFYLPRLFVYHAMSEDAISQERFKVMERKLYFGIMTPGMIITLIFGVWMLLDYAWALYGSSGWLHAKLTLLLLLVVYHLFCGKWLLDFKHDRNRNSHVFFRWINEIPVLFLFAIVILATVKPF